In Nicotiana tabacum cultivar K326 chromosome 10, ASM71507v2, whole genome shotgun sequence, the DNA window GGAGAAACTAACAGATTTTCAGGAGCAAATGAGAAACAATGATCATAATCCTGCATTTTTTGCCCAGGAAAGGGAGACAAAGCAACAAATGGAAAAATGGGACAACATTGAGGAAAATATATTTAGGCAGAAGTCAAGAGTACAGTGGTTGCAACTTGGAGACTCTAACACTGTTTTTTTCTTTGCAAACATGAAGAATAGAATATCTCAGAATAGAATAAAGAGTTTGATAAATGCAAATGGAATTTTAATACAAGGGCAGGATGAGATTAATGCTGAAATAACCAATTACTACAAAGGTTTACTTGGAGCCGTAGCTGATCAATTTCCATCCATAAACCCTCTAGTTATGAGGGAAGGAAAGACACTAGAAAGGCACCACCAACTTCTACTAATTACCCCGATTACCAGAAATGAAGTAAGTCGGGCTCTTAAAGATATCGATGATCTCAAGGCACCAGGATGTGACGGATATAATGCATATTTCTTTAAAAAAGCCTGGCCAGTCATAGGTGATGAAGTTACAAATGCTGCGTTGGAGTTCTTTTCATCAGGTTACCTGTATCAACCTATAAATTGTACCACTATCACTCTAATTCCCAAAGTACAGAACCTTTCTAGAGTATCTGATTTCAGACCTATTTCATGTTGCACCATCCTTTACAAACTGATATCCAAAATTTTGACTCAACGACTACAACAAGTTATGGATATGCTAGTAGATACTAGTCAATCTGCCTTTGTGCCAGGTAGGGTGATCATTGATAACATAATTATGAGTCATGAATTAGTCAAAGGGTATGGGAGAAAAGGAATATCTCCTAGGTGTATGATGAAGATTGATATGAGGAAAGCATATGACTCGATTGAATGGCCTTATTTGGAGCAAGTTCTTAACTGTTTAAATTTTCCTGAGGTGTTTATAAAGTGGGTCATGGTTTGTATTAAAACAGTTTCTTATACCATTATCATTAATGGTGTTCCTGTTGCTCCCTTTCAAGCAAGGAAAGGATGAAGACAAGGGGACCCTTTGTCTCcctttctctttattttagcCATGGAGTATCTGAACAGGCAGTTGAGGACTTTTAAGAGGCAGCGTGATTTTAATTTTCGTCCCAAATGTGCTAGAATGAACATTACTCACCTTGGTTTTACCGACGATCTCCTGTTATTCTGTAGGGGTAATTTTGTCTCTGTTCAAATGTTATATAATTGCTTTCAAATATTCTCTCAAGCTTCAGGATTGGTTGCAAATGCTGACAAAAGCTCCATTTATTTTGGAGGAGTGTGTAAAGATGATCAGAATGCTATCTTGCAGGCCCTTGGTTTTACAAAAGGAGAGTTACCTTTCAGGTATCTAGGGATTCCACTTAGCACAAAGAGGACTAATGTGTTGCAGTATAAACCATTGCTGGACAAGATACTGAATAAGATTACCTCTTGGACATTTAGTTTTCTGTCATATGCCGGTAGGCTGCAGTTCATAAAGTCTGTCCTATTTTCTATACAGATATTTTGGTCTCAGGTTTTTGTTCTTCCAAAGAAGGTGGTCCAATTAATTGAGTCCTTATGCAAAAGATTCTTATGGACATGCAGTGTTGATATGTCAAGGAAAGCTCTAATTGCTTGGGAAAGATTATGCTATCCTAAAGCGGCTGGAGGTCTTGGGCTACTAGATGTACATGCATGGAATGCTGCTGCCATTTGCAAGTTGCTATGGAATCTTTgcaagaaaaaagataaattgtGGGTACAATGGGTGCACATTTATTATGTAAAGGGTAGAAGGGTGTGGGACTCGCAGGCTAATCAAGCATCGTGGGTGATTAGAAAGATCCTAAAAGCCAAACTTATTTTTGAGAAAGTAGGTATTCTAGAACAAGATGTGTATCAAATGGACAGCTTCTCCATTAAGAAGTTATACTGTAAGATTAGGGGAGATTGTCCAAAAGTTGAATGGAGAAGACTAATTTGCAGCAATCATGGTGCTCCTAGATGGACTTTTATTTTATACTTGGCTATCTATAAAAGGCTCCTTACAAAGGATAGAGTGGCACAGTTGATTTCTGTTGATAGTCTGGTGTGTCCTCTATGCAATGATAGGAATGAATCTGCAGACCATGTCTTCTTCAGCTGTCATTATTCTTTTGCTATTTGGGACAAGTTGTTGCAGTGGCAAGGTATTAATAGGGTTTCTGGGGAATGGAAAAATGAAGTCGATTGGGCTGTGAAAAATAGTAAAGGTAGATCGACTGGGGCAATTATCTATCGAATGACTTTGGCATGTGGTGTATATTGTATTTGGCATGAACGAAACTTGAGACTATTTCAGCAAAGGAGCAGGCCTGCAAGTGCATTGATAAGACAAGTTATTCAAGAAGTTCACTACATGCTACGGTTGCAGAGGAAACTAGAAGAACTTAGTTTTATCCCTAAGGAGGGTGAGTAGTTGAGGAGCTAGTAATGGATAGATTGCCTCTTTGCTGCAGAGTTGGGGCTTCATGTCCAACTCTTGCCACTTTGATTTTTTTGAGCGGTACATATTACAATTAGTAAATAAAATTCTTTAATATCCAAAAAAAAGAATTGCAATGCTAATCACTACATTTAAGAACTTTATTCATAAggtataattttttttcttttgtagtatgcCAATGTTATATGATCTCCagtttgtaattttattttataatattttttggcATGCATGCATATTATATAGTTGACATAATGCAACACCACATAGTTTGTTGTTTTCTCACGAATTGACAGTATTTTTCATACACGTAATTTGTAAGCGTATATATTCCTACCAATATTAGTACTTTTATAGACTTATatttcatattaattaattttttataatatatattactttatgttttatactttagttaaatataaataaaaaaattaattagtttttttataataaatattaaaattttgcTTTTTTAGGTAATGCTAAATGTAAACTAAATCTTTATTgtctttttttgtaatttcacaatcaaaagtactttttagaaAGATTAGTCATACATAATTTGCTtatcaaatattgcaaaaagtGCTATACTCTTTACTACTGACCCATGCATCGGTAAAGTCAGAAAACTATTTCTTTTTAATCAACCAAAGTTCGGTAGTCATTGAAGGCTATAGATCAACTGAATTAAAATGAATCTCTCATATTCAAGAACAAATGAACTTGTTGAGCatttaaaaagaattttcttGAAGCAATATATGAATTAATGAATGGTAAACAAAAGAAGGGAGATCCACAAGGGTGTTTTTGAGCCGTGACTGTTGACACAACTTGATTAATTATATGAAATTATATTgtctataataatttatttatttttaaataaaatggtCACACAAGTCTCtggttatattttttttagaacaAAAGCTTTCTTATATTTATTAGGGGGTTTTTCATTTGATTTATTGATATAAGAACCTCAAAAAGATGTTCTAGGTTTCGGCAAtacttttcttttaagaaaaaaaaatcttgtaataaaaaagggaaatacaTAAGATGCACCCCGAACTTGTCCTGAAAAATCAGTTTTCAACTCAACCTTTACAGGCGTTCTTTTTCCATCTTATACTTGTCcagactaatagcctgtttggccaagcttctcaaggggaaaaaaaactttttttcccaaaagcacttttttttcctaatttgaggtgtttggccaagcttatttgggaaaaaaaagtgcttttgggaagaagcagaagcagtttcagagaagcagaaaaaagtaatttctttccaaaagcagaagcagaagcagttttggcttttcttcttacctaaaatacccttaacaaaatatagtatataccaaaataacccttaaacctaatacttaggatattaatttataaatatttcttcttatttttaggaaaactttctaatatatagtgactttaggggtgaatgcttttatatttgttgaaggaattttaatatatttaacttatattaaaagaattaagtacttttaaattttattttcatattttacttaaataaaataattttttttaattattgcatgtaataacaaaattttgatattatttatttacttataatattaattattaagtaaatctattcatgtccttattcgtaatttgacacttaaaagcactttctaaaaagcttggccaaacacaaattatttctcaaaagtgcttttcagactgattagccaaacacaaactgcttctctccaaaagtacttttttcaaaagcacttttgaaaaaagcacttctcaaaataagctgatttctccgGCTTGGCCAAACATGCGATAAATTGAATTCCTCCCTAATTGGTGACATAGCAGAGAAGGTGGTTTCACTCCCCAAACTCGAGTAGAACTAAGAAAAGAATATTAATTACATACTAAATCaaacatatataatatttttatttgacaTTATATATTTAACTTAACTTAATTAATTGTGGGGTcccactttctttttctctttttttctcttattttttctttttaatttattgttTTTCTCTCAATCCTTTCTTCTATCTCATCTTCTCCCACCCAAAATACACAGCCCCTGCTACACCCCCACCATTGCTGGACCACCTAATCTCCCCTCCTCCTTCATCCCACTATTTTCTTTCCCACCTGACTTATGCCTTCAATATTTTTCTAACCTCATTTTCATTAGCTCGTCCCAAAAGATCAAATAAAATCACCattggagagtttcttttctagcCCTCTTCATTTTCTTTGTCGGTGAGTTCGCCGAATAATTTTTCGGTCAATATTCAGTGAAAGAGCTTTGGTGTGTTTTTCTTCTCCATCTTTGTTATGCCCGAACTTCTTCCTTTAGGCTATGATGGCCTAATGGTCTTTAATGGTTATGGTTGAAGGAGAGAAAATAGTGATAACTCCGTGGAAACCCAATAACTTTTTCAAAATAACGGTGACGTGGAGTggaattgaaaaataatttaaaaataaaaaataattgaaaaagataaaataaattaaaaattgacATGTGGCGGAGCGTAAAGAACACAACCCTCCACAATGGTTATATATTTTTAGGGAAGAATTAAATTCAGTCTGGACAAGTATAGGATGGAAAAATAACACCCGTAAAAATTGAGTTGGAGACTAATTTTTCAGGATAAGTTCGGTGTGCATCTTATATATTTTTCCTTTAGATACAAGAGAACCAAAACAAAATCAAGTTCAAACATTcgcattttttccaaaaaataaaatataaagtactgtAATTATTTAAACATAAACCAAAACTGATTGTTTTCTGATCAAGCAAAAAGTTAACATTTTGCAAATGAATTTTTTCTTATACTACTAAACATAACTTCTGACTAAAAAACCGACCGACCGTAATCTGTTTGAATGATTACCGACCAAAAATTGATTGAATCGGGTAGGTCGAACAATACTCGTTGGTAGCAAAAATTAGCCAATTTCTGTCGATCAATTGAATTTCAAACTCGACCCAAAAAAATCTCGCCAACCGAAATTGGTCGACTTTTTAAAATTATGCAATTAAAAAAATACACCATATGAAAATCGAAAAAAGATCTATATAGTGGCACGATACTATTCTAACACTAGACTATTGGTACTTGATGGCTTAAgactttttatttgtttatttattctcTTTAATGGTATTTTTGTGCGAAAATAACCaaccaaatttgatcgattttattaaaataatgaaattaccgAGCGAAATCTGTCGATTTTTTGTAAAATGAGTTGACCAAAAAACGACCACCGATTTCGGtcaattttttaatattaattttaatttatttaaaatataaaacatatCGAAGTTGGTCTATTTCTTGAACAATAAACTTTTAGGTACAATTACCAACCGAGCCGGTCGcgaaaaaaaaatcatattttttgcGCAAAATAAAACAAATCGAAGTTGGTCTTTAttcgtataattattatttttgatatatACATATGGTTATTATGCCTGACTCCACCATCACAATAATAGAACTTtgattaagaaaataaaaataaaaacaaagaataGCATTGATGCTcctgaaaataattttttgttacTTCCTTGGTCTTTAGTGGAATGtcatggttttttttttttttttggggtaaTTAGATGGAATTTTATTACCAAGTAAAACTGTGAGATAAAAAGAAAATTCTGAGGTATGGACGTAAAACTCCCTAGTAGCACCAGCAACTAATAAACATCCTATACTCCTGCTATACAAAAACCACCCATCATGGACTCACTCAATCTTGTTAATCTTGGCTTCAGAATGTCATGTGTTTTTTAAATGTATCAGAGAAAGTGTCATATACAGTACAAATAAAGCCAGCTAAAACATTGAAATAGGTTGTCCAGTTTTctgtaaaattttaaaattttgtttgtttccaAGTGTATAGAAACTGATGGATTTCATGTGTTTGTCCCTGACACATTCATTTTTCAACTTAGTAAATCTGGCTGTTAATCAAATAAATGTGTGATTCCAAATCTCGAGAGTACCTGACACCAACTTTTCTTTTTGTAATTACGAAGATGGTCATTGCATACTTTTTGGGGTTTAAAAAAGACATACATTGTGATGGCACAAACTTCTTAATTAACTAGCATCACACGCAAAGTAAAAACCAcatacagaaaaaaaaaaattaaagcaattaaaaaatTCAAAGATAAAAGGAGAGTTAAGTTCATATGTAGTCACTGACTTTCTCCGAAATATCAGTAAAGTGATTTTGAGCATAAATATCAAATTTatgaaaattcattaaaatatagTGACATCTAAAAATATGTACTAGGAGTAGCTTCGTAGTAATTATACATTTTTTTCCAAATAACACAACATCATTTCTGCCAAATAAGAAGTACTTAAAGCTAATAATATTCCCCAAGCAATTCAAACATCCATATTTCCTTTCCAAAAAGATGAAGCAAAAATTAATTCTTTCAAAACGAACCACAAAAAACAAATGGTTTGTAATCAAGCAGAACGTGTCAAGGTTGCAAATAAATTTATGAAACAATAACGACAGAAAAAGCTCTATCTAGTTTCATCCATTGCTTATATATTTTAATGTTTCATGAAATGATATCGATAACGTTTGAATTCCAGCAAATGCGAATAACATATTGCTGTTTCAAATATTCACGAATGTGTGTTAATTAATTATACAATCAAAACCGGCTAAAATATTGTGCAAGGGCCTGCTCCTTATTTGTTAAACAATACTAGTGTTAGAACTCGCGCGATGCGCGAATAACactaaaaaattattaattatattattttaataaaatttcaaCTGTTATTTTGTATCTTTAATGCAGTgtaaccaaaaataaaataataaaattaaaggaAACTAATTATATAGCTTTAATTAACTtttctatttattattttaatttattacatTATCGGTTATTTCGTATTATTACATAGATATAAAAGCTTTTATTAATGGGTTAGTATCCTTGTCCACTACTCCATTTTATTTATCGATATACATTTTTATTTCTcctacttttttattttttttgtttcttataTTGTTAACAGTTTTTcgaatatttaatatataaataataattttgtatttactactttattttatttttaaaatttatgtgccctattttgtatattttttatactaTGATGTTTTGATTAGTTTTCCTCATTTACTTTTTTATCtaatgttttaatatttttttattttgtattaagTCTATTAAcgatattttttttctattttattttaattattgaaaACTTTCTACATGAgaaatttctttctatttttaatatttCACTATGTTGCTCAGAGGACttttattattacatatttttattaTTGAATTTACTTAATGAGATTCGAGATATGtaacattatttattttatatcgTTGCTCTTCACAAATCAAAAATAATTCTTCATCTCAAACTAAAATAAGTATTATTCTTTCAACTTTTAAAACCATGTTAGTTCGTTGTTGCATTATGCAATACTTAGTCTAACTCTtaaatttaatttgttttcacACTCTTATTTTATAGCTAGGAATTCATTAATTCAGTAAAATTCAATCGATTGAAAAGgcaaaaaaatggtaaaaaagaagaataaaattaAGTTTAGCTATGACAGAAcaatacaaaataatttttgtttaaaCGTAATTTGatctttatttttctaaatgttCAATAATTTTGTAACTGTTAAATTACTactatttaaataaagaaaagtagtAAAAAAATCTGAATAATTGTATTCCTGGCATACCATACAAATAACATCTTCTATTATttgcaaaagcaaaaaaaaagtgCATAAAAAGGTTTGAAAATAAGCAATGAGAATTAAGTCACAGTAAAGACaaacagaggcggatccaggatttgagcACAGCGGGGGCACCACTGTCTTTAACGTAGATATATAAGCTAGTAGCGATAAAATTTAACGTGCTAACTCCTTGAAAATTTAATGATTATGAGTCAGTGATCAAAAATatcttttaaaatatcaaaaacttaCTCAAATAAAATCAAGATTAAATATTTGTTAAGTAGTTCAAGCAGAGTCTCAATCGCTATCGCTAAATCGACGGAGGTATGCTACTTTGCCGAAGTGATTTTGAAGGCACAAGCATTTTGGAGTTTTTCTATCGCTCTTTTTGGGGGCAATTTTGTTGAATTACTTATTTTAatacaagtcaagaaaatgatgaTGCTTATAAACTTAGTTATCATGATAAAGAATATAAATTGGCTTCTTGCTAAAACTTAGTTATCATGATAAAGAATATAAATTGGCTTCTTGCTAATGGAATATTTTATTCCTCTACAATTTTCTTTAATCTTTTTATGTCTCTCTTTGTTACCTttttcaaattctagaaagaCGTTTCTCAAAAAAGTTTTTGTCTATTCTATATAGAAGCTCTAAAGAACTAATCGTGGAGAGAAGCTTGGTTTGAGGCTTTTGAGAGAGAGATTTGAAGGGAGCAAAGCTAAACTAAATTCACTAAATGTACTAGtgctaaaatatttttgaactcaGAAAAGattaaaaagagagagaaaaccAAATTGAGCTCTAAATACAGAATACTAAACTATCTTGAATTCaaagaggaaaaaaaattaatttgttttcacaCTCTTATTTTATAGCTAGGAATTCATTGATTCAGTAAAATTCAATCGATTGAAAAGgcaaaaaaatggaaaaagaagaataaaattaAGTTTAGCTATGACAAAACAGtacaaaataatttttgtttaaaCGTAATTTGatctttatttttctaaatgttCAATAATTTTGTAACTGTTAAATTACTactatttaaataaagaaaagtagtAAAAAAATCTGAATAATTGTATTCCTGGCATACCATACAAATAACATCTTCTATTATttgcaaaagcaaaaaaaaaaaagtgcatAAAAAGGTTTGAAAATAAGCAAATGAGAATTAAGTCATAGTAAAGACAAacagaggcggacccaggatttgagcACAGCGGGGGCACCACTGTCTTTAATGTAGATATATAAGCTAGTAGCGATAAAATTTAGCGTGCTAACTCcttaaaaatttaataattatgagTCAGTGATCAAAAATatcttttaaaatatcaaaaacttaCTCAAATAAAATCAAGATTAAATATTTGTTAAGTAGTTCAAGCAGAGTCTCAATCACCATTGCTAAATCGACGATGGTATGCTACTTTGCCGAAGTGATTTTTGAAGGCACAAGCATTTTGGAGTTTTTCTATCGCTCTTTTTGGGGGCAATTTTGTTGAATTACTTATTTTAatacaagtcaagaaaatgatgaTGCTTATAAACTTAGTTATCATGATAAAGAATATAAATTGGCTTCTTGCTAATGGAATATTTTATTCCTCTCCAATTTTCTTTAATCTTTTTATGTCTCTCTCTGTTACCTttttcaaattctagaaagaCGTTTCTCAAAAAAGTTTTTGACTATTCTATATAGAAGCTCAAAGAACTAATCGTGGAGAGAAGCTTGGTTTGAGACTTTTGAGAGAGAGATTTGAAGGGAGCAAAGCTAAACTAAATTCACTAAATGTACTAGtgctaaaatatttttgaactcaGAAAAGattaaaaagagagagaaaaccAAATTGAGCTCTAAATACAGAATACTAAACTACCTTGAattcaaagagaaaaaaaaattgatttgttTTCACACTCTTATTTTATAGCTAGGAATTCATTGATTCAGTAAAATTCAATCGATTGAAAAGGCaaaagaaatggaaaaagaagaataaaattaAGTTTAGCTATGACAGAAcaatacaaaataatttttgtttaaaCGTAATTTGatctttatttttctaaatgttCAATAA includes these proteins:
- the LOC107810954 gene encoding uncharacterized protein LOC107810954 is translated as MEYLNRQLRTFKRQRDFNFRPKCARMNITHLGFTDDLLLFCRGNFVSVQMLYNCFQIFSQASGLVANADKSSIYFGGVCKDDQNAILQALGFTKGELPFRYLGIPLSTKRTNVLQYKPLLDKILNKITSWTFSFLSYAGRLQFIKSVLFSIQIFWSQVFVLPKKVVQLIESLCKRFLWTCSVDMSRKALIAWERLCYPKAAGGLGLLDVHAWNAAAICKLLWNLCKKKDKLWVQWVHIYYVKGRRVWDSQANQASWVIRKILKAKLIFEKVGILEQDVYQMDSFSIKKLYCKIRGDCPKVEWRRLICSNHGAPRWTFILYLAIYKRLLTKDRVAQLISVDSLVCPLCNDRNESADHVFFSCHYSFAIWDKLLQWQGINRVSGEWKNEVDWAVKNSKGRSTGAIIYRMTLACGVYCIWHERNLRLFQQRSRPASALIRQVIQEVHYMLRLQRKLEELSFIPKEGE